Proteins encoded by one window of Akkermansia muciniphila ATCC BAA-835:
- a CDS encoding glycosyltransferase, with protein sequence MPLPSPLISVIVPIYNMEPLLPRCLDSLAAQTLRDLEIICVDDGSTDGSGGIVRKYASGDSRFRLITQENSGRAEARNAGIRAAAAPYLGFADPDDYVEPDMYERLYRLAEESGADMVQCSYSPFLPAESGESRGMAEEKLLHIENTACDGVFTEKGEIFRLFLEDRITGVVWSKLFRRILPGCSAPLEVRLPSSFTSGEDTLYVSRAIARCRSVALTSEKLYHYGLGGPQSVSSRNRKAETRPASYYAVFEMLTREKLREGVLGSNRTAYMNYIVPLLFPDNEMPAGRLRHWAELWREADITSEHVCGMPREQRAYLEAALAGRWIYLRLLQCFWKFKTARRKMFRLRFSKNGIDTLQILGYTLYSAKKLPRSSL encoded by the coding sequence ATGCCTCTCCCCTCACCCCTCATTTCCGTCATCGTCCCCATCTACAACATGGAGCCTCTTCTTCCGCGCTGTCTGGACAGCCTGGCGGCACAAACCCTCCGCGACCTGGAAATCATCTGCGTGGACGACGGTTCAACCGACGGGTCCGGAGGCATCGTCCGGAAATATGCTTCCGGAGACAGTCGTTTCCGCCTGATTACACAGGAAAATTCCGGCAGGGCGGAAGCCCGTAACGCGGGAATCAGGGCAGCCGCGGCGCCTTACCTGGGTTTTGCGGATCCGGATGACTACGTTGAGCCGGACATGTACGAACGGCTCTACCGGCTCGCGGAAGAAAGCGGGGCGGACATGGTCCAATGTTCCTATTCCCCCTTCCTTCCGGCTGAAAGCGGAGAATCGCGCGGAATGGCTGAGGAAAAACTCCTTCATATTGAAAACACCGCCTGCGACGGCGTCTTTACGGAGAAAGGAGAAATATTCAGGCTCTTTCTGGAAGACAGGATCACCGGCGTCGTCTGGAGCAAATTGTTCAGGCGGATACTCCCCGGCTGTTCCGCCCCCCTGGAAGTCCGCCTGCCTTCTTCCTTCACCAGCGGAGAAGACACCCTTTACGTTTCCCGGGCCATCGCCCGCTGCCGCAGCGTCGCCCTCACCTCTGAAAAACTCTACCACTACGGGCTGGGCGGTCCCCAATCCGTTTCTTCTCGCAACCGGAAAGCGGAAACCCGGCCCGCAAGTTATTACGCCGTATTCGAGATGCTCACCAGGGAAAAACTCCGGGAAGGGGTTCTGGGCAGCAACCGCACGGCCTACATGAATTATATTGTCCCCCTGCTTTTTCCGGACAATGAAATGCCGGCCGGGCGGCTCAGGCATTGGGCGGAACTCTGGCGGGAGGCGGACATCACTTCCGAACACGTTTGCGGGATGCCCAGGGAACAGAGGGCTTATCTTGAGGCCGCCCTGGCCGGACGGTGGATTTACCTGCGCCTCCTTCAATGCTTCTGGAAGTTCAAGACCGCCAGAAGGAAAATGTTTCGGCTGAGGTTTTCCAAAAACGGAATAGACACGCTCCAAATCCTCGGATACACTCTTTATTCTGCAAAGAAGCTCCCCCGATCATCCCTGTAA
- a CDS encoding glycosyltransferase has product MSVSVSIIVPCYNVAAYLDQCMESLAGQSMEDIEIICVNDGSSDRTAEILREWRDRDGRVRVIDRKNSGVSAARNSGMEAAAGKYIGFVDPDDVVERNMFRRLFDAAVEKDADVAVCGYHEFCDRGGMDMPESGWSPSAGFFPEEKAERFRRGTPWSRCAGTVWNKLIRRELLEENGVRFVPGLRQGEDLYFCLMLLTVAPRLLILPDRLYHYRRERPGSASCGRDPRLGDFRMDLMGMESLARFWGERGLLDSPAAFGLVDYCMELMRRHFIMKEGAFFKASPEDREVLLSGWKKWLELVGAENVLPRLDRWDRAFCRLLLDCPLRSNFFSALHSRLMSSRKGRRGAYYTLKRHLMK; this is encoded by the coding sequence ATGAGCGTATCCGTTTCCATCATTGTTCCCTGTTATAATGTTGCCGCTTATTTGGACCAGTGTATGGAAAGCCTGGCCGGCCAGAGCATGGAAGATATCGAAATCATTTGCGTCAATGACGGTTCTTCCGACCGTACGGCGGAGATATTGCGCGAATGGCGGGACAGGGACGGCCGCGTCCGGGTAATTGACCGGAAAAACAGCGGTGTTTCCGCGGCGAGGAACAGCGGCATGGAAGCGGCTGCGGGAAAGTATATCGGCTTTGTGGACCCGGACGACGTGGTGGAGCGGAATATGTTCCGGCGCCTGTTTGATGCGGCCGTGGAAAAAGATGCGGACGTAGCGGTGTGCGGATACCATGAGTTCTGCGACCGCGGAGGCATGGATATGCCTGAAAGCGGCTGGTCGCCGTCAGCCGGGTTTTTCCCGGAAGAAAAAGCGGAGCGGTTCCGGCGGGGGACGCCCTGGAGCCGGTGCGCGGGAACGGTGTGGAATAAGCTGATCCGCAGGGAGCTGCTGGAAGAAAACGGTGTGCGTTTCGTTCCCGGATTGCGCCAGGGGGAGGATTTGTATTTCTGTCTGATGCTGTTGACTGTTGCTCCGCGGCTCCTGATCCTTCCCGACCGTTTGTACCATTACCGGAGGGAACGCCCCGGTTCCGCCTCCTGCGGGCGGGATCCCCGCCTGGGGGATTTCCGCATGGATTTGATGGGCATGGAATCTCTGGCGCGTTTCTGGGGGGAGCGGGGGCTCCTTGATTCTCCCGCCGCCTTCGGTCTGGTGGACTACTGCATGGAGTTGATGCGCAGGCATTTCATCATGAAAGAGGGAGCTTTTTTCAAAGCGTCTCCGGAAGACCGGGAAGTTCTGCTTTCCGGCTGGAAAAAGTGGCTGGAGCTGGTGGGCGCGGAGAACGTCCTTCCCCGTCTGGACCGGTGGGACCGGGCTTTTTGCCGCCTTCTGCTGGATTGCCCCCTGCGGAGCAATTTTTTCTCTGCCCTGCATTCCCGCCTGATGTCGTCCCGCAAGGGGCGCCGGGGGGCTTACTATACCCTGAAAAGGCACCTGATGAAGTGA
- a CDS encoding DJ-1 family glyoxalase III, whose protein sequence is MKKVAILAAPGFEEIELMAPLDILRRLNMDVVLAGVQSDKVVSTHEVTVSTDTMLDKLHADKLDALILPGGAGSWVLRDTPEVIHLVKKMHEAGKLVAAICAAPIVLAKAGLVRDRNVTAYPAQDVYRELNEAGAHIVKDENVVLDGNMLTANGPGAAMLFGYSIGEYLGEDLQVAQLKEQMCYTGL, encoded by the coding sequence ATGAAAAAAGTCGCCATACTTGCCGCCCCCGGATTTGAAGAAATCGAACTCATGGCTCCGCTGGACATCCTGCGGCGCCTGAACATGGACGTAGTGCTTGCCGGCGTCCAGTCCGACAAGGTGGTCAGCACCCATGAAGTAACCGTCAGCACGGACACCATGCTGGATAAACTCCATGCTGACAAGCTGGACGCCCTGATCCTGCCCGGCGGCGCGGGCTCCTGGGTACTCCGCGACACGCCGGAAGTCATCCATCTGGTCAAAAAAATGCATGAAGCGGGCAAGCTGGTGGCCGCCATCTGCGCCGCCCCCATCGTGCTGGCCAAAGCGGGCCTGGTCAGGGACAGGAACGTCACGGCCTACCCGGCCCAGGACGTTTACCGGGAACTCAACGAAGCCGGCGCCCATATTGTGAAAGATGAAAATGTGGTGCTGGACGGCAACATGCTCACCGCCAACGGCCCCGGCGCCGCCATGCTCTTCGGCTACTCCATCGGGGAATATCTGGGGGAAGACCTCCAGGTGGCCCAGCTCAAAGAGCAGATGTGCTACACGGGCCTGTAG
- a CDS encoding alpha-1,2-fucosyltransferase, translating into MRLFGGLGNQLFQYAFLFALSRQGGKARLETSSYEHDDKRVCELHHFRVSLPIEGGPPPWAFRKSRIPACLRSLFAAPKYPHFREEKRHGFDPGLAAPPRRHTYFKGYFQTEQYFLHCREQLCREFRLKTPLTPENARILEDIRSCCSISLHIRRTDYLSNPYLSPPPLEYYLRSMAEMEGRLRAAGAPQESLRYFIFSDDIEWARQNLRPALPHVHVDINDGGTGYFDLELMRNCRHHIIANSTFSWWAAWLNEHAEKIVIAPRIWFNREEGDRYHTDDALIPGSWLRI; encoded by the coding sequence ATGCGTCTTTTCGGAGGGCTGGGAAACCAGCTGTTCCAATACGCCTTCCTCTTCGCGCTCTCCCGGCAAGGGGGAAAAGCAAGACTGGAAACCTCATCATATGAACATGATGATAAGAGGGTCTGCGAACTCCATCACTTCCGGGTTTCCCTTCCCATTGAAGGAGGCCCTCCCCCCTGGGCTTTCCGCAAGTCCCGTATTCCCGCCTGCCTGCGTTCCCTGTTCGCCGCTCCCAAATATCCTCATTTCCGGGAGGAAAAACGGCACGGGTTCGATCCCGGTCTCGCAGCTCCTCCCCGCCGCCATACCTATTTCAAGGGATATTTTCAGACGGAACAATACTTCCTCCACTGCCGGGAACAGCTTTGCAGGGAATTCCGTCTGAAAACTCCCCTGACTCCGGAAAACGCCCGCATTCTTGAAGATATCCGTTCATGCTGCTCCATTTCCCTGCACATCCGCAGAACGGATTACCTCTCCAACCCTTACCTTTCTCCGCCGCCTCTGGAATACTACCTCCGGAGCATGGCTGAAATGGAAGGAAGGCTGCGGGCGGCAGGCGCTCCGCAGGAATCCCTGCGTTACTTCATCTTTTCGGACGACATAGAATGGGCCCGGCAAAACCTGAGGCCCGCCCTGCCCCATGTCCATGTGGATATCAATGACGGCGGCACCGGCTACTTCGATCTGGAACTGATGCGAAACTGCCGCCACCACATCATCGCCAACAGCACTTTCTCCTGGTGGGCGGCCTGGCTCAACGAACACGCGGAGAAAATCGTCATCGCGCCGCGCATCTGGTTCAACAGGGAGGAAGGCGACCGGTACCATACGGATGACGCGCTCATCCCCGGCTCATGGCTCCGGATATAA
- a CDS encoding glycosyltransferase family 2 protein produces the protein MTRTRPPQPQVSVIVPVYNQEQYLEECISSIRRQTLAEWECIIVNDGSSDSSGEIARRFSEEDSRILCLEQENRGVSSARNLGMRHASGRYLCFVDGDDFIDAAFLKHLLDASDRGASDLTVAGKLFCDRFPLDKIPALPTCGIFLRREFPLKNNLEFPEGIHPCEDGLFSHFVLALTEKISFCPEAVYHYRQHEQGNHHQIRKRTADILPMIPRWLSLIEEFYEQRHLWKRKAGHLVRFIEHEPFELRLLGMPFSPPEQEILYSIIRDFLNAHCTAAECRRASLHLPFRLLLQSSGFSDFGRRLRRAGKNTGIRRKLLHFCPVPSWRRNGRAQLRQVREQLEEIRRNITF, from the coding sequence ATGACCCGAACCCGCCCGCCACAGCCCCAGGTTTCCGTCATCGTTCCCGTTTACAATCAGGAACAATATCTTGAAGAGTGCATCAGCAGCATCCGCCGGCAAACCCTTGCGGAGTGGGAATGCATCATCGTCAACGACGGGTCCTCCGACTCGTCAGGGGAAATCGCCCGGCGCTTTTCAGAGGAGGACTCAAGAATCCTCTGCCTCGAACAGGAAAACAGGGGCGTTTCCTCCGCCCGCAATCTGGGCATGCGGCACGCTTCCGGGCGCTATTTGTGTTTTGTTGACGGTGACGATTTCATCGACGCGGCCTTTCTCAAACATCTTCTGGACGCCTCGGACCGCGGAGCAAGCGATTTGACCGTAGCGGGAAAGCTGTTCTGCGACAGGTTTCCGCTGGACAAAATCCCCGCCCTCCCCACCTGCGGCATATTTCTGCGCCGGGAGTTCCCCTTGAAAAACAATCTGGAATTCCCGGAAGGCATTCACCCCTGTGAGGACGGCCTCTTCTCGCATTTCGTGCTCGCGCTGACAGAAAAAATTTCCTTCTGTCCGGAGGCCGTTTACCATTACCGCCAGCATGAACAGGGCAACCACCACCAGATACGGAAAAGAACCGCCGACATCCTGCCCATGATCCCCCGGTGGCTTTCCCTGATTGAAGAGTTTTATGAACAACGCCATCTCTGGAAAAGAAAAGCCGGCCATCTCGTCCGCTTTATTGAGCATGAACCATTTGAACTGAGGCTGCTTGGCATGCCTTTCTCCCCGCCGGAGCAGGAAATACTTTACAGCATCATCCGGGACTTCCTGAACGCCCATTGCACGGCCGCCGAGTGCCGGAGGGCCTCCCTGCATCTTCCTTTCCGCCTGTTGTTGCAATCCTCCGGCTTTTCAGACTTCGGAAGAAGGCTCCGGAGGGCCGGCAAAAACACCGGAATCCGCCGGAAGCTCCTCCATTTCTGCCCTGTCCCCTCATGGAGGAGGAATGGCAGGGCACAGCTGCGGCAAGTACGCGAACAGCTGGAGGAAATACGCAGGAATATCACGTTTTAA
- a CDS encoding biotin/lipoyl-containing protein, with the protein MAITIEMPRLSDSMHEGTVLRWLKKTGDFVKVGDHLADIETDKAHVELQACEDGTLTEILVPEGGSAAAGAPIALLQPEFGAAACGGPPRPSATCSPLAARLAAEAGLNPATLRGTGPRGKIMAADVRAALRPADGPARRVQTPLAPRDTRHATRVDNFYLYSLEANMAYLAAISTPIAVQCEKLIGGRYSLFDYVVRAAVKACASEPEWLAGDAAAELLMVLDKGEKYVFIENASGKTIYNIAMERLAAPAAGPLPAGSVAPNILLCDSGVNVAAQRAVLPEMPHSIISIGGTTPKTGIEAGRPVSKLILPVTLYVNAGILPECKASNIAAEFKTLLENPVLLLL; encoded by the coding sequence ATGGCTATTACCATTGAAATGCCCCGCCTGTCCGACTCCATGCACGAAGGCACCGTCCTGAGATGGCTCAAAAAAACAGGGGACTTCGTAAAAGTCGGCGACCATCTGGCCGACATTGAGACGGATAAGGCCCATGTGGAGCTCCAGGCCTGCGAGGACGGCACCCTAACGGAAATTCTGGTGCCGGAGGGAGGTTCCGCCGCGGCGGGAGCGCCCATTGCGCTGCTTCAGCCGGAATTCGGCGCAGCCGCCTGCGGCGGCCCCCCGCGCCCGTCCGCAACATGCAGCCCGCTGGCCGCCAGGCTGGCGGCGGAAGCCGGCCTGAACCCCGCCACGCTGCGCGGCACCGGCCCCCGGGGCAAAATCATGGCCGCGGATGTACGGGCCGCCCTGCGCCCCGCGGACGGCCCCGCCCGCCGGGTGCAGACCCCGCTGGCGCCCCGGGACACGCGCCACGCCACGCGCGTAGACAACTTTTACCTGTATTCCCTGGAGGCGAACATGGCTTACCTGGCCGCCATCAGCACGCCCATCGCCGTCCAGTGCGAAAAACTCATCGGCGGCCGCTACAGCCTCTTTGACTACGTGGTGCGCGCGGCGGTGAAAGCATGCGCCAGCGAGCCGGAATGGCTGGCCGGAGACGCCGCCGCAGAACTGCTCATGGTGCTGGACAAGGGGGAAAAATACGTCTTCATTGAAAACGCCTCCGGCAAGACGATTTACAACATCGCCATGGAACGCCTGGCCGCCCCCGCGGCAGGCCCTCTCCCCGCGGGCAGCGTCGCGCCCAACATCCTTCTTTGCGACAGCGGCGTGAACGTGGCAGCCCAGCGCGCCGTGCTGCCGGAAATGCCCCACAGCATCATCAGCATAGGAGGCACCACGCCGAAAACGGGCATTGAAGCGGGGCGCCCCGTGTCCAAACTCATCCTGCCCGTCACCCTGTACGTGAACGCCGGAATTCTGCCGGAATGCAAGGCTTCCAACATTGCCGCCGAATTCAAAACCCTGCTGGAAAACCCGGTTCTTCTCCTCCTGTAG
- the nagA gene encoding N-acetylglucosamine-6-phosphate deacetylase yields MKTLIKNARIISPGIDMPGAAVEMEGKTITAVYPAGSELPAADKVVDAEGRMLLPGFIDIHSHGAGGCDTCDAKLESLRTIAECKMKEGVTSWLPTTLTLSPKVLEDVCASVAEYMKNQEFAKTPGVHLEGPFINPKCCGAQNPAFVRQPDYDEVANLNSIAKVLLVSLAPEMPGAIEFIEKATANGIRCSAGHSAATHEDFNRAKSAGLAHLTHYCNQMSPLHHREIGLVGSGLLDREIKIEIICDTIHLCADMLKTVFKNKDSDQMLMITDSLACSWMPDGPGDLGGLPIIVKDGVARLQESGALAGSTLKYAHGLKNVHRLTGKPLSDLVKATSWNQAQSLGLEGLGKIAPGFTADMVLLDDDFNTCKVFIDGVEKYSA; encoded by the coding sequence ATGAAGACACTCATTAAAAACGCACGCATCATCTCCCCCGGCATCGATATGCCCGGGGCTGCCGTGGAAATGGAAGGCAAAACCATTACCGCCGTCTATCCCGCCGGGAGCGAACTTCCCGCCGCAGACAAGGTCGTGGATGCGGAAGGCCGCATGCTCCTTCCCGGCTTCATTGACATCCACAGCCACGGCGCCGGCGGCTGCGACACCTGCGACGCCAAGCTGGAAAGCCTCCGCACCATTGCGGAATGCAAAATGAAGGAAGGCGTCACTTCCTGGCTGCCGACCACCCTCACCCTGTCCCCCAAGGTGCTGGAAGACGTATGCGCCTCCGTGGCGGAATACATGAAGAACCAGGAATTCGCCAAGACTCCCGGCGTCCACCTGGAAGGGCCGTTCATCAACCCCAAATGCTGCGGCGCGCAGAATCCCGCCTTTGTCCGCCAGCCGGATTACGATGAAGTAGCCAACCTGAACTCCATCGCCAAGGTGCTGCTGGTCTCCCTGGCGCCGGAAATGCCCGGAGCCATTGAATTCATTGAGAAAGCCACGGCCAACGGCATCCGCTGCTCCGCCGGGCACAGCGCCGCCACCCATGAGGACTTCAACAGGGCGAAGTCTGCGGGGCTGGCGCACCTGACCCACTACTGCAACCAGATGTCCCCCCTGCACCACCGTGAAATCGGCCTGGTGGGGTCCGGCCTGCTGGACAGGGAAATCAAGATTGAAATCATCTGCGACACCATCCACCTCTGCGCGGACATGCTCAAAACCGTGTTCAAGAACAAGGATTCTGACCAGATGCTGATGATTACGGACTCCCTGGCCTGCTCCTGGATGCCGGACGGCCCCGGAGACCTGGGCGGCCTGCCCATCATCGTGAAAGACGGCGTGGCCCGTCTGCAGGAATCCGGCGCCCTGGCCGGCAGCACCCTCAAATACGCCCACGGCCTGAAAAACGTGCACCGCCTGACAGGGAAACCCCTCAGCGACCTGGTGAAAGCCACCTCCTGGAACCAGGCGCAGTCCCTGGGCCTGGAAGGCCTGGGCAAAATCGCCCCCGGCTTCACGGCGGACATGGTTCTGCTGGACGATGACTTCAATACCTGCAAGGTATTCATCGACGGCGTGGAAAAATACAGCGCGTAA
- a CDS encoding glycosyltransferase family 4 protein, giving the protein MKPMTHTQTVMLRLLTMCIPFRNLRKKWRTFLRDFLSDYDRDARRSMRAWRRHPVAGRTILILEPNYCHGEVIPGFCRHLLDMGYRVDVLMHHSLARQSPLCCFKEGDIHIFTAMCTSWKRLAKARVLTRYEAILVSTSAFYDIPGWASFLHMTGLDKFANLLAVEHELKDIPRFGEEELDRQGRLLTLGSFPRGMMVNPHFFGEIPPAPRNREPVFITVGSLSAQRKNHELLVEALETVCNEGYRNFSVIIVGEGELGKIPGHLRPFLHVAGKLDFPAMYEAMRRADYFLPLLDPGNPAHNRYITTGVTGSAQLVYGFAKIPVIHEKFASFYGFNDRNALLYREETLGGAMLRAIRQTEEEYAGMQQALLQLGRDIDGESRSNLERALAACSPSEPQQARS; this is encoded by the coding sequence ATGAAACCAATGACACATACGCAGACAGTCATGCTCCGATTGCTGACCATGTGTATTCCGTTTCGGAACCTGCGTAAAAAATGGCGCACTTTCCTGCGCGATTTTCTGTCCGACTATGACCGGGACGCCCGCCGAAGCATGCGCGCATGGCGCAGGCATCCAGTGGCCGGCCGTACCATCCTTATTCTGGAACCCAACTATTGCCACGGGGAAGTCATCCCCGGTTTCTGCCGCCACCTGCTCGACATGGGATACCGCGTTGATGTCCTGATGCATCACAGCCTGGCCAGGCAATCCCCCCTGTGTTGTTTCAAGGAAGGCGATATCCATATTTTCACGGCCATGTGCACTTCATGGAAGCGCCTGGCCAAAGCGCGCGTCCTCACCCGGTACGAAGCCATCCTGGTATCAACATCCGCCTTTTATGACATTCCGGGTTGGGCAAGTTTCCTTCACATGACGGGGCTTGACAAATTCGCCAATCTTCTGGCCGTCGAACATGAATTAAAGGACATCCCCCGGTTCGGGGAAGAAGAACTTGACCGCCAGGGACGGCTGCTGACGCTGGGCTCCTTTCCCAGGGGCATGATGGTTAATCCGCACTTTTTCGGGGAAATCCCGCCTGCGCCCCGGAACCGCGAACCCGTGTTCATCACCGTAGGGTCCCTCTCCGCACAGCGGAAAAACCACGAACTCCTGGTTGAGGCGCTGGAAACCGTCTGCAATGAAGGGTACAGGAACTTTTCCGTCATCATCGTGGGGGAAGGAGAGCTGGGAAAAATCCCCGGCCATCTGCGCCCCTTCCTGCATGTGGCCGGAAAGCTCGACTTCCCCGCCATGTACGAGGCCATGAGGCGGGCGGACTATTTCCTGCCCCTGCTTGATCCCGGCAATCCGGCGCATAACCGCTACATTACCACCGGCGTCACCGGTTCCGCCCAGCTTGTTTACGGATTCGCGAAAATCCCGGTCATCCATGAGAAATTCGCTTCCTTCTACGGCTTCAACGACAGGAACGCACTCCTTTACAGGGAAGAAACGCTTGGCGGCGCCATGCTCCGCGCCATCAGGCAAACGGAAGAGGAATACGCAGGAATGCAGCAGGCGCTTCTCCAACTGGGCAGGGATATTGACGGGGAATCCCGTTCCAATCTGGAGCGGGCCCTTGCCGCATGCTCCCCCTCCGAACCTCAACAGGCCCGCTCATGA